One Methylorubrum extorquens genomic window, CACGCCGATTGTATTGAGTAAGGTGCAACACGTGATCCGCGTCGCCCAAGTCGCCCCGAACATTTTCCCCGTTCCCCCCGAACACCATGGCGGCACCGAGAGGATCGTGAACGATCTGTCCGTGGCGCTGCGAAGCTTAGGCATAGACGTAACGCTGTTCGCCTCATCAGACAGTGCGACAGACTTGCCGCGCGTCGGCGATCACCCGAGCCTTGCGGCTTTGGAACGTCGGAACCGGCAGGTGCCCCCCGGGGTTCCGGCGGCTCTCGATGCGTTGCAACTGGAAGCGCTGCGTCTGCGGCTCGACAGGTTCGACATCGTGCATTGCCACGGCGAGTTCGCCCACGCGGCGCTGCTGGGCCCGCGTCGGCGCCGGAGCCTGACGACGGTGCATTGGCGCGTGGACGAACTCGACCGGGCGCTGTTCTTCGCCGGCTTCCCCGATCTGCCGGTGGCGGCGATCTCGGCGGCACAGGAGGCCGGCATTCCGGCCTCGAACCGGGCAGGCGTCGTGCATCACGGGATCGCCCGGGACCGCTACACATTCCGGCCGGAGCCCGGCGCGCACGTCGCCTTCGTCGGCCGGATGACCGACCAGAAGCGCCCGGACACCGCGATTCGTGTCGCCCGCGCCGCCGGCCTGCCGATCCGGCTCGGTGGTACGATCGACGTCGGCAACCCGGACTATTTCGAGCGGAGCGTGCGCCCCTTGCTCGGGCCCGATGCGACCTATCTCGGGCCCATCGACGACCGGGCGAAAGGCGCACTGCTCGGTGGCGCTCGCGCGCTGCTGTTCCCGATCGACTGGCCCGAGCCCTTCGGCCTCGTGATGATCGAGGCCATGGCCTGCGGCACGCCGGTGATCGCCTGGAATCGCGGCTCGGTGCCCGAGATCGTCGAGGACGGGGTGACGGGTTTCGTCGTCGCCTCGGAGGCCGAAGCGGTCGCGGCGCTGGCCCGGATCGGAGGGCTCGACCGCGCGGTGGTGCGCCGCCGCTTCGAGGAGCGGTTCACCGCCGAGCGCATGGCACGCGACTACATCGCGCTCTACCGCCGTCTTCTCGCCGCCTGATGCGCACCGCGCTTCTGGCTTGGGACTACCCGCCGGCGCCGAGCGGCCTCTCGACGGCGGCGCGCGAGATCGCCGAGAGCCTCGCTGCGGCCGGCGCCGAGGTCACCGTCTTCACCCTCGACCGCACCGGTCGCGAGCGGGTTGGCGGCGTCACGGTCGAAGGGCTCGCCCTGCCGTCCATCGGTCGCCTGGCGCGCCTGCGCCTGTGGGGCTCGGCCGGGCATCTGGCCGCGCCGCTCGCGTTCCGGCGGGCGGTTCTGGCCGCCCATGCGCGGGCGCCCTTCGACGTGATCGAGGCGACGAACTGGTACGCTCCCGCCGTGCTGCTCGCCCGCCGTGGCGACCTGCCCCTGGTGACGCGCAGCTCGACCCCGGCCGCGTTCACGCGTGGGGTTGGCGCCGGCCTGCGCGACCGCCTCGATGGATGCACGGCCGATGCGCTGGAGCGTGCCCAGGCACGGGGTAGCGCCGGCCTCATCGCCAACACGGCCGAGCACGGGGCGGTGATCGCGCGGGCCTATCGCCTTTCGGGACACCAACCCTCCGCCGTGATCGGCCTCAGCCTGCCGCCGGACATCCTGAGAAGCGCCCGCACCGCCGCCTATCCGGAGACGGATGCCCCGCTGTGCCTGCTCTTCGTCGGACGGGCGGAGGCGCGCAAAGGGTTCGACGCGCTCCTCGGCGCGGTCGTGATCCTCGCAGCCGAGCAGGCAACGGGCGCCCTGCCGCCGTTCCGGCTCGACCTCGTCGGGGTGCCGCCGGACGACATGCCGGCGGATCTGCCCGACGCGGCGCGGCCCTATGTCCGCGCCCGCGGCCGGATCGATGCGGCGGCGCTGGCCCAGGCCTATGCGGACGCCCATGCGGTGCTTGCGCCGTCCCGCTACGAGAGCTTCGGCCTCGTCTATCAGGAGGCCATGGCCTATGGCCGTCCGGTGGTGGCCTGCGCGGAGGATGCGAGCGCCCGCGCCTTCGTCGGCGCGTCCGGGGCAGGCCCTCTCGCGCGGGCCGCCACCGGGCCGGCGCTCGCGGATGCCCTGCGCCCGCTTCTCGTCGATCCCGACCTGCGCCGCGCCTACCGCATACGAGCTCTCGCAGCGGCTGGGCGCTTCGACAGGGCGAGCCTTGGGCGCGAGACCCTGGCGCTTTACGAGGCTGCGATCAGAGCGGCGCGGCAGAAGTGATCGGCTTTGCCGGACCACCAGGGCTTTGCCCTGGACCCACCAAAGGTCTCGACCTTCGGAATCCAAAACTCAGTCGCGGTAGGGGCGAAGCAGGGCTTCCGCTTCCTCCAGGCGGCCACGGCCGGGATCCAGGGCCTCGTAGTGGCGCGAGCGGGCCGCGACATGGGCGCGGTTCAGACGATGCTCGATTCCACCGTGGAGGGTGATGAAGCTCTCGGGCCAGCCGCCGGCGAGTTGCGGCCGCTCGTGCACCCGGCCGGCGTAGCGGAGATCGGTGCGGTTCAAGCGGTACTGCACGTCCGGGTAGACATCCGAGAGAATGCCATCGACGCGATTGGAGCGAGTCAGCCCGATCGAGCGGACGGCGCCGGCCTCGGCCAGTGCGACGAGCGCGGGCAGGAGGCGGCCGGTTGCCGGATCGAGCGTCTCGTCGGCGTCGAGCTGCAGCATCCAGGCATGGCGAGCCAGAGCCTGGAGCGCATTGCGCTGCGCGGCGAAGTCGCCGGCCAGCGGCCGGGCGGCCACGCGCACCGCCCCCGCCGGAAACCCGGCAACCGCCACAGCGCCGGGCGGCGTGATGTCTGTATCGAGCAGGATCGTGACGTCGTCGGTCCAGTCCGCTTGCGCCGGCAGGCTCGCGAGCACCGCATCGACCTCGGACGGACGACAAAGCAGACCGAGCGAGACCGAGAGTTTATCCGAGGCATCAAGGGTGTACAGGGCGGCACGGGCGGCGCGCTCGTCATGGGGATGGAGCAAGGCAGCGCGGCCCTCGGGGTCGAGCGGGCGGGTGCCGCGTCCGAACCGGGTGGCGGCGGTGCGGAGGGTATAGAGGTCGAGGCCGTAGGGCGCGTCCGGATCGGAGACGAAGGCCGATTTCGTGAGAGCATCGGCCAGATGCGCGCGGCATCCGGATGCGTCCGCCTCGCGTTCGAGCAGGACGCCGCATGAGGCGCAGGCGAGCGGAAACAGCCGCCGACGCCCATCCGAGTAGATCAGGTGCCGCTCGCTCGGCACGAGCATGTCGGCCGCGCAGACGAAGCATCGGCGCATGGTCGTCACTCCGGCATCCTTGATTTCCGGCAAAGGTCTGGTTGCGCCGAACCGGCGCCTTACCTCCGCTGCTCCGCAACCTTCAAACCCCGAGTCCCTGCCGCAAGTGCCCGCCGACGTCGATCTTCCCGAGTCAGACCGCTTCGCTTTGCCCCCCGCCGCGTCCCTGGCGGTTGTCGGCAATGCGCCGGAAACCGACGGCGTGGCGCGGGCGATCGATGCGGCGGATTGCGTGGTGCGCTTCAACAACGCGGCGGGCTTCGGTGGCCGCACCGGCTCGCGGGTCACCCATCTCGCCCTGGTGAATCGCGGCGGGCAAATGCGGGAATGGCTGGCAGACCCTCAATTTCTCGAGCGCCCGGTGGTGCGGGCGGCTCAGGCCTTCATCCTGCCCTTTCCGATGCTGCCGGCGGAGAAGAATGGCCCTAAGCCGATCTGCTGGACCCGCGAGGCCTTGGCGCTGCTGCGCCCCACGGGCCGGCCGATCCACATCCTGCCCGAAGATCTCCACGAGCGCGCACGCCGCTTGCTGGCGCCCCGGACGGACGGGCGCCCGAACCCGAGCACCGGCTTCTTGGTGACGCTCGCGCTCCTGAACGATCGCCCTCGCGATGCCGCTCCAGCGCAGGCCTATGGCTTCGGATTCGCGGGCTGGCCCGGACATCCCTGGGCCGCCGAGCGCGCGTGGTTCGCTGAAGCCCAGGCGGCCGGGCGCCTGTGCTTGCACCCTCTCGCAAAGTGATCCGCTCATCATGTCCACGCTGATCACGGTGCTGAAGAGCGGCGGCCGCTACGACGCGATCTGGGTCGAGCGGCTGGCCCGCGGTGTGCGCCGCCACGCGCCGGCCTTCACGCGGATCCTCTGCCTCACCGATCTGCCGCTCGACGTCGAGGGCGTCGAGCGTGTGCCCTTGCGCCACGACTGGCCGGCTTGGTGGGCGAAGATGGAGGCGTTCCGCCCCGGTCTCACTCAGGGCACGACGCTGCTCTGCGACCTCGACACCGTCTTCACCGGCGCTGCCGACGCGCTGGCCGAGCCCGGCCTCGCGGCAATGGAGGACTACTTTCACAAGGGCCGCTTTTCCAGCGCTCTGCTGCGCTGGTCCGGAGACGAACTTGCCGGGCTCTACGAGCGCTTCGCGGCTGCGCCCGAGCGCTGGATGAAAGCGGGGTCCTGCGGCCCGGTCCCCAACGCCGTGCACGGCGATCAGGTCGTCATCGATCATCTGTTGCGCGAGCAGGGCGTATGTCCGCCCTTCTTCCAAGACATCGCACCGGACCTGCTCGACTTCTACGATCCCCGACGCGCCGCCCACGGCCCGATCGTGATCTTCATCGGGGAATCCAAGCCCGACACCGTTCGCGGACCGGTCCACGAGGCCTGGGCCGACGCTTGAGGCGCAGGGAAGCGCAGCACGTCCCGCCCGAGGGGAAGGACGTCATGTCGTTGGCCTCAAACTCATCCAGATCCAGTGAAAGGGCAGGGGAGGCCCACGACACCGGCCGAACGGCGGCGGCGTTGCAGAGCACCTCGATCCGCCGGCCGCGGGGCGGCGACGGGGTGTAAATCTGCCTTTCGGTGTTCGTTAGCTGCGTCCTCGTGCGCGCATCCTGATTTTCGGATGATCCCTTCCGCCGCGCGGGCGTTGATCGGTTCGTGTGATGCGGCGGGAGGAAGCCAGCCATGACGAAGCTTTTCATCGCGCGGGTGCGCGGCGCTGGCGGTGAGCGCCCCCTCGTGACCGTCCGGGCCGCAGCCGAGGGCGAGGCGCGTCTGTTCGTTGAGGCGGCCTACCCCGAGGACGAGATCGTCGAGATCGCCGAACCCGGCGAATGGGTGAGCGACGGCGACACGGGGACGAAGAACGGCGACGTGCGTGAACATCCGGGCACCGCGTGGCAGGCGCCGACGAGCCGGGCGTAGCCCGCCGTCATGTCCTGCCTGCCCGAGGATGTGCGCGCCCTTGCGCTGATGCTGCCGGAGGCGGTCGAGGGCGCGCATCAGGGCCATCCCGATTACCGGGTCGGCGGGCGGATCTTCGCCACGCTCTGGACCGATGAGGCGCGGGTGGTCATCCGGCTGACGCCCGAGGCGCAAGCGCAGTTGATGGAGGACGAGCCGGACGCGTTCGAGCCCGTGCCGGGCGCCTGGGGCGCACGCGGCTGGACGAGCCTCGAACTCGACCTTGTCGAAGAGGAGACCTTGCGCGGCGCGCTGCTGACCGCTTGGCGGGTCGTCGCGTCGGCCGG contains:
- a CDS encoding glycosyltransferase family 4 protein, with translation MIRVAQVAPNIFPVPPEHHGGTERIVNDLSVALRSLGIDVTLFASSDSATDLPRVGDHPSLAALERRNRQVPPGVPAALDALQLEALRLRLDRFDIVHCHGEFAHAALLGPRRRRSLTTVHWRVDELDRALFFAGFPDLPVAAISAAQEAGIPASNRAGVVHHGIARDRYTFRPEPGAHVAFVGRMTDQKRPDTAIRVARAAGLPIRLGGTIDVGNPDYFERSVRPLLGPDATYLGPIDDRAKGALLGGARALLFPIDWPEPFGLVMIEAMACGTPVIAWNRGSVPEIVEDGVTGFVVASEAEAVAALARIGGLDRAVVRRRFEERFTAERMARDYIALYRRLLAA
- a CDS encoding glycosyltransferase family 4 protein, with the translated sequence MRTALLAWDYPPAPSGLSTAAREIAESLAAAGAEVTVFTLDRTGRERVGGVTVEGLALPSIGRLARLRLWGSAGHLAAPLAFRRAVLAAHARAPFDVIEATNWYAPAVLLARRGDLPLVTRSSTPAAFTRGVGAGLRDRLDGCTADALERAQARGSAGLIANTAEHGAVIARAYRLSGHQPSAVIGLSLPPDILRSARTAAYPETDAPLCLLFVGRAEARKGFDALLGAVVILAAEQATGALPPFRLDLVGVPPDDMPADLPDAARPYVRARGRIDAAALAQAYADAHAVLAPSRYESFGLVYQEAMAYGRPVVACAEDASARAFVGASGAGPLARAATGPALADALRPLLVDPDLRRAYRIRALAAAGRFDRASLGRETLALYEAAIRAARQK
- a CDS encoding MmcQ/YjbR family DNA-binding protein; its protein translation is MSCLPEDVRALALMLPEAVEGAHQGHPDYRVGGRIFATLWTDEARVVIRLTPEAQAQLMEDEPDAFEPVPGAWGARGWTSLELDLVEEETLRGALLTAWRVVASAGLVARYEGLALDP